A genomic stretch from Haloarchaeobius amylolyticus includes:
- a CDS encoding MATE family efflux transporter, translated as MAEPQVQNDITEGELLGPMLRLAWPMVAIQLLQVAYNLADTAWLGAYSSNAVGALSVAFPLIFFLISVGGGFTAAGAILVAQYTGAKSDGSAGLVAGQTIVFVGAFSVVIGLLGFLLTDAMLGVLPADPATKTQVIPLAADYMRLFFLGSPFLFGFFVFVSLLRGYGNTRTPMRIMFVSVVVNVVLDPLLIFGVGPFPAMGIEGAAIATVFARAVATVLGFYILFATTVGPTIRREHLVPDLPTIRDIVRVGVPSAAEQSMASLAFITLTAMVATFPPAVIAAYGLGNRLISLVFLPAMGLGQATNTIVGQNLGAGRPERAERAVWIAAKLAAGVLLVVALVVFAFPTTILRPLMSADTAQAAETLRYGSEYLRIVAVAFVAMGLFPVFLGAFRGAGKTTTALVFSAVALWIARVPVTYYLVFDLGWGTTGIWTAVALGDVVGAIAAILYFTRGTWKSTIVDTGDDATPGAETVAAAGQDD; from the coding sequence ATGGCTGAACCGCAGGTACAGAACGACATCACCGAGGGTGAGCTGCTCGGCCCGATGCTCCGGCTCGCGTGGCCCATGGTGGCCATCCAGCTTCTGCAGGTCGCGTACAACCTCGCCGACACGGCGTGGCTCGGGGCGTACTCCTCGAACGCGGTCGGCGCGCTGTCGGTGGCGTTCCCGCTCATCTTCTTCCTCATCTCGGTGGGCGGGGGGTTCACCGCGGCCGGCGCCATCCTCGTGGCGCAGTACACCGGCGCGAAGAGCGACGGGTCCGCCGGCCTCGTGGCCGGCCAGACCATCGTCTTCGTCGGTGCGTTCTCCGTCGTCATCGGGCTCCTGGGATTCCTGCTGACGGACGCGATGCTCGGCGTCCTGCCGGCCGACCCCGCCACGAAGACGCAGGTCATCCCGCTGGCCGCGGACTACATGCGCCTGTTCTTCCTCGGGTCGCCGTTCCTCTTCGGCTTCTTCGTCTTCGTCTCCCTGCTGCGGGGGTACGGCAACACCCGGACGCCGATGCGCATCATGTTCGTCTCCGTCGTCGTGAACGTCGTGCTCGACCCGCTGCTCATCTTCGGCGTGGGCCCGTTCCCCGCCATGGGCATCGAGGGCGCCGCCATCGCGACCGTGTTCGCCCGCGCCGTGGCGACCGTGCTCGGGTTCTACATCCTGTTCGCGACGACGGTCGGCCCGACCATCCGGCGCGAGCACCTCGTGCCCGACCTGCCGACCATCCGCGACATCGTCCGGGTCGGCGTCCCGAGCGCGGCCGAGCAGTCGATGGCCTCGCTGGCGTTCATCACGCTCACCGCGATGGTCGCGACGTTCCCGCCCGCCGTCATCGCGGCCTACGGGCTGGGCAACCGGCTCATCTCGCTGGTGTTCCTGCCGGCGATGGGCCTCGGGCAGGCGACGAACACCATCGTCGGCCAGAACCTCGGTGCCGGGAGACCGGAGCGCGCCGAGCGCGCGGTCTGGATCGCCGCCAAGCTCGCCGCGGGCGTGTTGCTGGTCGTCGCCCTCGTCGTCTTCGCGTTCCCGACGACCATCCTGCGGCCCCTGATGAGCGCGGACACCGCCCAGGCCGCCGAGACGCTGCGCTACGGGAGCGAGTACCTCCGCATCGTCGCGGTCGCGTTCGTCGCCATGGGGCTGTTCCCCGTGTTCCTCGGCGCGTTCCGCGGCGCGGGCAAGACCACCACGGCGCTGGTGTTCTCGGCCGTCGCGCTCTGGATCGCCCGGGTGCCGGTGACGTACTACCTCGTCTTCGACCTGGGCTGGGGCACGACCGGCATCTGGACCGCGGTCGCCCTCGGCGACGTGGTCGGGGCCATCGCCGCCATCCTCTACTTCACCCGGGGGACCTGGAAGTCGACCATCGTCGACACCGGGGACGACGCGACGCCGGGCGCAGAGACGGTCGCGGCGGCGGGGCAGGACGATTGA